In one Diceros bicornis minor isolate mBicDic1 chromosome 2, mDicBic1.mat.cur, whole genome shotgun sequence genomic region, the following are encoded:
- the CCR9 gene encoding C-C chemokine receptor type 9, protein MSDDYSYDSTSSMADYVNFNFTEYFCKKNNVRQFASYFLPPLYWLVFIVGALGNSLVILVYWYCTRVKTMTDTFLLNLAIADLLFLVTLPFWAIAAADQWKFETFMCKVVNSMYKMNFYSCVLLIMCISVDRYIAIAQAMKAQTWRQKRLLYSKMVCFTVWVVAAMLCIPEILYSQVKKESDVAICTMVYPSDESTKLKSAVLTLKVILGFFLPFVVMACCYTIIIHTLIQAKKSSKHKALKVTITVLTVFILSQFPYNSVLLVQTIDAYAMFISSCAISTNIDICFQVTQTIAFFHSCLNPVLYVFVGERFRRDLVKTLKNLGCISQSQWVSFTRREGSLKLSSMLLETTSGALSL, encoded by the coding sequence atgtcTGATGACTACAGCTATGACTCCACATCTTCCATGGCTGACTACGTGAACTTCAACTTCACTGAGTACTTTTGTAAGAAAAACAATGTCAGGCAGTTTGCGAGCTACTTCCTCCCACCCTTGTACTGGCTCGTGTTCATCGTGGGTGCCTTGGGCAACAGTCTGGTCATCCTTGTCTACTGGTATTGCACAAGAGTGAAGACCATGACTGACACGTTTCTTTTGAATTTGGCAATCGCTGACCTTCTCTTCCTTGTCACTCTTCCCTTCTGGGCCATTGCTGCCGCTGACCAGTGGAAATTCGAGACCTTCATGTGCAAAGTGGTCAACAGCATGTACAAGATGAACTTTTACAGCTGTGTGCTGCTGATTATGTGCATCAGCGTGGACAGGTACATCGCCATTGCTCAGGCCATGAAAGCGCAGACCTGGAGGCAGAAAaggcttctgtacagcaaaatgGTTTGCTTTACTGTCTGGGTGGTAGCAGCCATGCTCTGCATCCCAGAAATCCTGtacagccaagtcaagaaggaatCTGACGTTGCCATCTGCACCATGGTTTACCCCAGTGACGAGAGTACCAAACTGAAGTCGGCTGTCTTGACCCTGAAGGTGATCCTGGGGTTCTTCCTTCCCTTTGTAGTCATGGCTTGCTGCTACACCATCATCATTCACACTCTGATACAAGCCAAGAAGTCATCCAAGCACAAGGCCCTGAAGGTGACCATCACTGTCCTTACTGTCTTCATCTTATCTCAGTTCCCCTACAACAGTGTTCTGTTGGTGCAGACCATTGACGCCTATGCCATGTTCATTTCCAGCTGTGCCATTTCCACCAACATTGACATCTGCTTCCAGGTCACTCAAACTATTGCTTTTTTCCATAGTTGCCTGAACCCTGTTCTCTATGTTTTTGTGGGTGAGAGATTCCGCCGGGATCTTGTGAAAACCCTGAAGAACTTGGGTTGCATCAGCCAGTCCCAGTGGGTTTCCTTTacaaggagagagggaagctTGAAGCTGTCATCTATGTTGCTGGAGACAACCTCGGGAGCTCTCTCCCTCTGA